The stretch of DNA TTCACTGGCAGCAATGGCGGCACGGATCGGCTGCGCTCGATGAGGTCGCGGCGGCTATCCAAGCGGCCGCCCGCCCCCTCCGGTGAGCCCGCCGGGGCGGCGCACCGCCGTGGCAGGAATTCGACTAGACGTGACCGATTTCCGCCAGCCGCCGCGACACCGGGAAGGCTAGATTGACAGCATGGCAACAACCGCCGATACAGGCCCCACGCAGCCGGATCGCACCCACGAAGTGCCACCGGGCCCTGCCACCTCCGTCCACCCCGACCGCTCCGCCCCGCCCGGCCAGATCAGCAGGCTCGGCCTCGCCGCCGTCGTCGTCACGGTGGTGCTGTGGGCTTCCGCCTTTGTGGGCATCCGGGCCGTCGGGCCCAGCTTCTCCCCCGGCCCCCTGACCCTCGGCCGGCTGGCGGTTGCCGCGGTCGTGTTGGGCCTCGTGGTGCTGCCACAACTCCGGAAGAACAATAATCTGCCCAGGGGCCGCGAATGGTGGCCCATCCTGGTGTACGGCGTGATGTGGTTCGGCGGCTATAACGTCGCGCTGAACGCCGCCGAGCATCTCCTGGACGCCGGCACCGCGGCCCTGCTGATCAACGTCAACCCCATCCTGGTTGCGGTCATGGCCGGCCTCATCCTGAAGGAGGGGTTCCCGCGCTGGCTGATCATCGGAAGCCTCGTCGCGTTTGGCGGGGTCGCCGTGATCGCGCTCGGTTCCGGCCAGCGCTCGACGGCGGACGTGGCCGGCGTGCTGCTCTGCCTCCTCGCGGCGGCCCTCGCCGCGGTGAGTGTGATCGTCCAGAAGCCGGTGCTGCGGAAGTTCCCTGCTGCGCAGGCCACCTGGTTCGGGATCATGGTCGGCGCGGTGTGCTGCCTGCCCTTCGCCGGCCAGCTGATCACCGAGCTGCAGGCGGCCCCGCTGCCGGCCACCCTGGGACTTGCCTATCTCGGCGTCTTCCCCACGGCCATCGCCTTCACCACCTGGGCGTATGCGCTGTCCCTGATCGACGCCGGCCGGCTCGCCGCCACCACCTATCTGGTGCCCGGCACGACGATCCTGATCTCCTGGCTCGTGCTGGGTGAAATCCCCACCATCTGGGGCCTGGTCGGCGGGGCCATCTGCCTGCTGGGAGTGGGGCTGACGCGGCGCCGGTCGCGCTAGCCCAGGCGGCTGGCAGCAGGGCATAGAGTTCTGGGTATGCCCGCTTCACTGCCTCCCGGACTTCCGATCGTTCCGGACGGCGGGGACGGCCCCGACGACGGGCCATTCCCGATGCCGTTCCCCATGTCTGAAGACCAGTTCGAGTCCGCGGTGACGGATGCCCTGGACCGGATCCCGCCGGAGCTGGCGAAGACCATGAACAACGTGGCCGTCTTCATCGAGGACGACTACACGCCGCAGCCGGGCGAGGATCCGGACACGGTGCTGCTGGGACTCTATGAGGGCGTGCCGCTGACCGAACGGGACTCCTGGTGGGACGCCGGCTCGCTGCCGGACCGCATCACCATCTACCGACTGCCGATCCTGGAGATCTGCGACTCCCGTGAGGACGTGATCGAGGAAGTCACCGTCACGGTGGTCCACGAGGTTGCGCACCATTTCGGCATCAGCGACGAGCGCCTGCACGAGCTCGGCTGGGGCTAGCCTTAGAGGCATGGGACACGACCACAGCCACTCGCATGGGATCACGGCCACAGGGAAACACCGCAAGCGCCTGGTCGCCGTCCTGTGCATCACCCTCGCCGTCGTGCTGATCCAGATCGCCGGCGCCCTCGTGTCCGGCTCGCTGGCGCTGCTCGCCGACGCCGGGCACATGCTTTCCGACGCCGCCGGCGTCTTCATCGCCCTGCTGGCCGCCTGGATCGCCGCCCGGCCCGCGAGCGACCAGCGCACCTACGGCTACCAGCGCGCCGAAGTGCTGGCCGCGCTGGCCAACGCGCTGGTCCTGATCGTGATCTCAGTGGTCATCTTCACGGAGGCCATCCGGCGGCTCGGCTCGGCGCCCGAAGTGCACACCGACGTCATGCTCTTCGCCGCCGTCCTTGGCGCCGTCGCGAACCTGGTGTCGCTGCTGATCCTTCGCGGAGCCCAGAAGGAAAGCCTGAACGTGCGGGGTGCCTATCTTGAAGTCCTGGGCGACCTGCTCGGCTCCTTCGCTGTCATCGCCGCGGCGATCGTCATCATGGTCACCGGGATCCAGGCCGCGGACACCGTCGCTTCCCTCCTCATCGCCGTGATGATCCTGCCGCGGGCCTGGCACCTGCTCCGCGACGTGGTGGATGTGCTCCTCGAGGCGACCCCCAAGGGCGTGGACGTCCGGATGATCCGCGAACACATCCTCGCCGTGGAGGGAGTGGTGTCCGTCCACGACATCCACATCTGGACCATCACCTCCGGCGTTCCGGTTTTCTCCGCCCATGTGGTGGTGGAGGACGCGGCGCTGGGCGCACGCGGTGCGGACCGGGTGCTGGATAAGCTGGGCAGCTGCCTCGGCTCGCACTTCGACACCGAACACTGCACCTTCCAGCTGGAGCCCGCCACCCACTCGGAGCATGAGGCCCGCCAGCACGCCTGAGGCCGCTCCGGGACCCCCGTCCGTGGCCGGATGGCGGGCATAAACGGCTCCGCCGGGACCCAACACGCCGTCGGCCGGTGTGGCCAAATAACATCATTGTTGTTTATGTTATTGATGTGACCATTGTTGCCAGAGTGGCAAATGGCAAGTAGCGTCATCCCTGCTGGGTGATCCGCAGAGGGGCTTTTTCACGCGCCAGAATCCAACCTCGCTCATTCCAGCCTGACGTTGCAGCGAGGTTTGCCCATGACTTGGACCGGATCCGGCCGAAAGAGCGCCGTGCTCTGCACCGCCGTCGTGCTCTTGGGCACCCTGGTGCTGCCGGCGCAGGCCTCTGCCGCCCCGGCATCCCTGAGCGTTCAGGCCGCGGCGTTGGGTGTACCGGCGTCGCCCGAGATCCCCTCCCCGGATGAGATCGCCGCGGCCAAGGCCAGTGAAAGCGCGACGGCGGACCAGGTCAGCCGGATCGACCGGCTCCTGGCGGATGCCGCCGCCGCCCAGGACGCCAGCCTCGCCGCCTCCCTGCAGGCCAACAACGCCTACGGCGATGCCCTCGTGGAGCTCCAGTCCCGGCGGGATGCGGCCGCAGTCGCCGCCGCCAAGGCCGCGGCGGCCGGCGCGGAGCAGCAGAAGACACACAAGCAGATCGGCCAGTTGGCTGGGGAGCTCTACCGCAACGGCGGGCTGAATCCGGCCTTGAGCAGCCTTGTCAGCGGCACCGGACAGGCGCTGCAGGACGCGGCGACACTCGAGGCCGTGACCGCCGGCCGCAGCCGGGCCTTCCAGTCCGCGGAAACCGCCGCGGCAGCCGCCGAGTCGCTCACGGCTGCCGCCGCCGACGCCAACCGGGCCGCGGATGACGCCGCCCGCGAGGCGGAATCGCGCAAGGCCGACGCCGAGCGCGCCAGCGATGCGCAGCGGAAGGCCGTGTCCGAGGCCACGGCGCAACGGACCGTGCTGGTGGACCAGCTTGCAAGCCTGAAGAACACCACCGTCGCCCTAGAATCCGCCCGGGTGGACGCCTTGGACCGCCAGCGCCAGCAGGAGCGGCTCGCGGCGGTCACCGCGGCGGCCACCCAGAACGCTGCCCCGCAGCCGGCCCCGGGGAATCCATCCGTCCCGGCAGCCCAGGCGCCTGCCGCCGGGCCTGCACGGCCGGGGCCCGCCGTCGTGGCCGTTCCGGAGCCGGTTGCGCCGGCCCTGGTTGCCCCGGCACCCGATCCTGCCCCTGCGCCCGTTCCTGCGCCGGCCCCGGTGCCGGCGCCGGATCCTGTACCCGCGCCGGTGCCTGTTCCGGCCCCGGTGCCCGGCGGGTCCAACCAGTCAGCTGTCTCGGTGGCCTTGTCGAAGGTCGGCTCGCCCTACTTCTACCAGTACGGCGGCACCGGAGCTTATGGCTTCGACTGCTCGGGCCTGGTACAGAACGCGTTCGCCGCGGCCGGGAAATACCTTCCGCGCACGGCCGCCCAACAATTCGCCCAGGCCCCGGTGCACGTGCCCATCTCCCAGGCCCAGCCCGGTGACCTGCTGGTGTGGGGCGCGGCCCCGGATTTCTACCACGTGGCCATCTACCTTGGCGGCGGCCGGGTGGTCCAGGCCCTGAACCCGGAAGCCGGCCTTACCGTGACGGACATCGCCTCCATGGCCGGGATGCAGCTGCACCCCTACGCCGCCCGGTACTGACGGCGCGCCGGACGCAGCCTCCGGAAGCCGTCAGGAGAGCACGTCCTTGGTGACGAACTTGCCGTAGGCGAGCGCCCCGAAGGCCGCGATGTACCCTGCCTGTAACAGGGCGTTGCTGGCGAAGGAGTCCCCGGCAATGGGCTGGCGGAGCAGGTCCGCGAAGTCCAGCCAGTAGTGGGTGAACAACCAGGGGTGCAGCCACTCCAGCTGCGGCAGCGCATCCATCACCTGCGAGACCACCGAAAGCACCACGGTAGCCGCCATGGCCCCCACCGGCACGTCCGTGAGCGTGGAGAGAAACAGGCCAATCGCCGAGAGCCCCAGCAGGGAAACGGCAAGGTACGCGGCAATCAGCAGCAGCCGCACCATGGCCCCGCCGGCCCCGATCGTGTCCCCGGAAAGCAGCGTGACCGGCCCGACGGGGAAGAGCGCCGCACCGATCCCGGCCCCGACCAGCGCCACCAGCAGCGGTGCCACGACGACGAAGACCGCCGCACCGGCATACTTCACAAGCAGCAGCCGGACCCGCCCCGCCGGTGCCACCAGGAGGTAGCGCAGGGTCCCCAGCCCGGCCTCCCCTGCTATCGTGTCGCCGGCCACCACCCCGACCGTCAGCGGCAGGAACAACGGGACGGACACCAGCAGTGCCGTGACGCCGACGAACAGGCCGTTCTGGGTGATCCGGTCCAGGAAGGCCGGCCCGCGGCCCGGCGGCACGGCGGAGGACACCCGCACGGCCACGGCGATCAGGATGGGGATGGCCGCCAGGGCGCACAGCATGGCCCACGTCCGGCGGCGGCGGAAAAGTACCCCCAGCTCGGAGGCGAGCAGTCCCCCGGCCCAGGGACGGCGCCGCGGGGAGGCCTGCGTTGCGGCCTGGCGGGAGGCCACGGCGGGAGGTTCCGGGGAAGCCGCGGCGGATGCCTTACTGGACAACGTCGAACCCCTCCCCTGTCAGTGCCACGAAGCGCTCCTCGAGGCTGACTTGCTCCGTGGCGAAACCCCGGACCCGGACACCGGCCGCGACGAGGGCGGCCACGACCGCTTCGGGAGCCGGACCGCCGTCGTCAGCGCCGCCGTCGGGGGCGAAAGCCGGCAGCGGCGCGAACAGCACGGCACCGGCGGATCCGTTGGCTGTGCCGCCGGCCGGACCGCTGCGTGGACTCCCGACTCCATTTTCGGCAATGGCAGTCAGCCCCAGACCCGCCAGGACCTGCATCGCGGCTCCCGGATCCGGGGTCAGCACACGGATCCGGGCCTGTCCCGCCTGGCGCAGCTCCGCCAGGGTCCCCTGCGCCACAAGCCGGCCCGCGCTCATGATGGCCGCGTGCGTGCAGATCTGTTCCACCTCGGCCAGCAGATGGCTGGAGACGAACACGGTGGCGCCGTCGGCGGCGAGCGAGCGCACCAGGCTGCGCACCTCCCGGGTTCCCTGCGGATCCAGTCCGTTGGTGGGCTCGTCCAGCACCAGCAGCTCCCGCGGAGCCAGCAATGCGTTCGCGATCCCCAGCCGCTGCTTCATGCCCAGGGAGTAGGCCCGGACCTTCTTGTCCGCGGCATGCGTCAGGCCCACCCGCTCCAGCGCCGAGTGGACCCGGTCCCGCCGGGTGGCGGCGGATACGTAGCGGTCCGCCGCGTCCAGGCGGTGCAGGTTGGCCGCGCCGGAGAGAAAGGGATAGAACGCCGGGCCCTCGACGAGGGCCCCCACCCGGGGCAGCACCTCATGCAGCCGCCGCGGCATCTCCTGGCCAAGGAGGCGCACGGAGCCGCCGGTGGCGGAGGCCAGGCCCAGCATCAGCCGGATGGTGGTGGTCTTGCCCGAGCCGTTTGGGCCCAGGAAGCCGAAGACCGAGCCTTTCGGCACGGCCAGGTCGACGCCGTCGACGGCCAACTGGTGGCCGAAC from Arthrobacter sp. PAMC25564 encodes:
- a CDS encoding DMT family transporter, which codes for MATTADTGPTQPDRTHEVPPGPATSVHPDRSAPPGQISRLGLAAVVVTVVLWASAFVGIRAVGPSFSPGPLTLGRLAVAAVVLGLVVLPQLRKNNNLPRGREWWPILVYGVMWFGGYNVALNAAEHLLDAGTAALLINVNPILVAVMAGLILKEGFPRWLIIGSLVAFGGVAVIALGSGQRSTADVAGVLLCLLAAALAAVSVIVQKPVLRKFPAAQATWFGIMVGAVCCLPFAGQLITELQAAPLPATLGLAYLGVFPTAIAFTTWAYALSLIDAGRLAATTYLVPGTTILISWLVLGEIPTIWGLVGGAICLLGVGLTRRRSR
- a CDS encoding metallopeptidase family protein, yielding MPASLPPGLPIVPDGGDGPDDGPFPMPFPMSEDQFESAVTDALDRIPPELAKTMNNVAVFIEDDYTPQPGEDPDTVLLGLYEGVPLTERDSWWDAGSLPDRITIYRLPILEICDSREDVIEEVTVTVVHEVAHHFGISDERLHELGWG
- a CDS encoding cation diffusion facilitator family transporter, which encodes MGHDHSHSHGITATGKHRKRLVAVLCITLAVVLIQIAGALVSGSLALLADAGHMLSDAAGVFIALLAAWIAARPASDQRTYGYQRAEVLAALANALVLIVISVVIFTEAIRRLGSAPEVHTDVMLFAAVLGAVANLVSLLILRGAQKESLNVRGAYLEVLGDLLGSFAVIAAAIVIMVTGIQAADTVASLLIAVMILPRAWHLLRDVVDVLLEATPKGVDVRMIREHILAVEGVVSVHDIHIWTITSGVPVFSAHVVVEDAALGARGADRVLDKLGSCLGSHFDTEHCTFQLEPATHSEHEARQHA
- a CDS encoding C40 family peptidase; the encoded protein is MTWTGSGRKSAVLCTAVVLLGTLVLPAQASAAPASLSVQAAALGVPASPEIPSPDEIAAAKASESATADQVSRIDRLLADAAAAQDASLAASLQANNAYGDALVELQSRRDAAAVAAAKAAAAGAEQQKTHKQIGQLAGELYRNGGLNPALSSLVSGTGQALQDAATLEAVTAGRSRAFQSAETAAAAAESLTAAAADANRAADDAAREAESRKADAERASDAQRKAVSEATAQRTVLVDQLASLKNTTVALESARVDALDRQRQQERLAAVTAAATQNAAPQPAPGNPSVPAAQAPAAGPARPGPAVVAVPEPVAPALVAPAPDPAPAPVPAPAPVPAPDPVPAPVPVPAPVPGGSNQSAVSVALSKVGSPYFYQYGGTGAYGFDCSGLVQNAFAAAGKYLPRTAAQQFAQAPVHVPISQAQPGDLLVWGAAPDFYHVAIYLGGGRVVQALNPEAGLTVTDIASMAGMQLHPYAARY
- a CDS encoding ABC transporter permease subunit: MLCALAAIPILIAVAVRVSSAVPPGRGPAFLDRITQNGLFVGVTALLVSVPLFLPLTVGVVAGDTIAGEAGLGTLRYLLVAPAGRVRLLLVKYAGAAVFVVVAPLLVALVGAGIGAALFPVGPVTLLSGDTIGAGGAMVRLLLIAAYLAVSLLGLSAIGLFLSTLTDVPVGAMAATVVLSVVSQVMDALPQLEWLHPWLFTHYWLDFADLLRQPIAGDSFASNALLQAGYIAAFGALAYGKFVTKDVLS
- a CDS encoding ATP-binding cassette domain-containing protein, with amino-acid sequence MTAAAPAAELSIETTGLSKRFGHQLAVDGVDLAVPKGSVFGFLGPNGSGKTTTIRLMLGLASATGGSVRLLGQEMPRRLHEVLPRVGALVEGPAFYPFLSGAANLHRLDAADRYVSAATRRDRVHSALERVGLTHAADKKVRAYSLGMKQRLGIANALLAPRELLVLDEPTNGLDPQGTREVRSLVRSLAADGATVFVSSHLLAEVEQICTHAAIMSAGRLVAQGTLAELRQAGQARIRVLTPDPGAAMQVLAGLGLTAIAENGVGSPRSGPAGGTANGSAGAVLFAPLPAFAPDGGADDGGPAPEAVVAALVAAGVRVRGFATEQVSLEERFVALTGEGFDVVQ